A genomic segment from uncultured Desulfuromonas sp. encodes:
- a CDS encoding MFS transporter, whose translation MKSFGFIASSLSFMAIFGASATPIPLYDIYRRADGLSYSDLSLTAVVYFVGAVTALLVFGRISDHLGRKAVTFISFALEAVACLVLLDVSSVMPLILGRLLLGLACGLASSSVTSYIVDTAPVALRWLAATVVSCGAMVGLTVGALASGLLVEYGPYPRTLCYLIVLVVLAVCSVLIAFSRETVTRRPGILASLRPRFSLPQADRRLYPVAACTFVATWALGGFYQAFGPSIAADQLGSQSALTGALVFSSFLLPSALGGPLAKSLTPAASQRFGMVGFTLALAGILVALNLSLIVPFLIASALAGIAQGATLTGSIRPLLADIAPSERAGVLSLIYATSYTGAAIPSLIAGQLSHFMNLFQIAVCYGLLAVVACAITLLFARDVHHEEGMNPAET comes from the coding sequence ATGAAGTCTTTTGGATTTATCGCATCGTCGCTTTCTTTTATGGCGATTTTCGGCGCATCGGCGACCCCTATACCGCTCTACGACATTTATCGTCGCGCCGACGGCTTGAGCTACAGTGATCTGTCTCTGACGGCGGTGGTCTATTTTGTCGGTGCGGTGACTGCCCTGCTGGTGTTCGGGCGAATTTCAGATCATCTCGGCCGTAAAGCGGTCACGTTTATCTCCTTTGCCCTGGAAGCCGTCGCCTGTCTGGTTCTTCTTGATGTCAGTAGCGTGATGCCTTTGATCCTCGGTCGACTGCTGCTCGGGCTGGCCTGTGGGCTGGCTTCGAGCTCAGTCACCTCGTATATCGTCGATACGGCCCCGGTGGCGTTGCGCTGGCTGGCGGCCACGGTGGTCAGTTGCGGTGCGATGGTGGGCCTGACCGTGGGGGCGCTGGCCTCGGGCCTGCTGGTCGAGTACGGCCCTTATCCGCGAACCTTGTGTTACCTCATCGTTCTGGTCGTTCTGGCTGTCTGCTCCGTGCTGATCGCCTTCAGCAGGGAAACGGTCACCCGTCGTCCCGGAATCCTTGCCTCGCTGCGGCCGAGATTTTCCCTGCCTCAGGCGGATCGCCGGTTGTATCCCGTTGCCGCCTGCACCTTTGTCGCGACTTGGGCACTCGGCGGCTTTTATCAGGCGTTCGGGCCGTCCATCGCGGCTGATCAACTGGGCTCGCAGAGTGCCTTGACCGGTGCTCTGGTCTTTTCATCGTTTCTGCTGCCCAGCGCCCTGGGTGGGCCGTTGGCGAAGTCGCTCACTCCGGCAGCCAGTCAGCGGTTCGGCATGGTCGGGTTTACCCTGGCTCTGGCGGGGATTCTCGTTGCGCTGAACCTGTCATTGATTGTGCCGTTTCTGATCGCCAGTGCGCTGGCCGGAATTGCTCAGGGCGCAACACTGACCGGCAGCATCCGGCCGCTGTTGGCGGACATTGCCCCGTCTGAGCGGGCCGGAGTGCTGTCGTTGATCTATGCGACATCCTACACCGGAGCGGCTATCCCCAGCTTGATTGCCGGACAACTGTCCCATTTTATGAATCTGTTTCAAATTGCCGTCTGCTATGGATTGCTCGCCGTTGTCGCTTGTGCGATCACGCTCCTGTTTGCCCGAGATGTGCACCATGAAGAGGGTATGAACCCGGCCGAAACATAG
- a CDS encoding Gfo/Idh/MocA family oxidoreductase — translation MGLPHAYDTPADLVASDEIDLVVVTVKVPFHNELVRAALEAGKHVHCEWPLGNGLEQARELTRLADEKGVVATVGTELRTAPELHYLRQLVADGYVGEVLSTTLIGSGGNWGAETIADLAYLSDKSNGANMLTIPFGHTLAGVRDVLGDFADLSGRLLKRRDRVHVTDTDETIESTADDQIMVHGVMASGAAFSAHYRGGLSRGTNFLWEINGTRGDLQVRVSVGHAQMTPLSLWGAQRDASEMKPLPVPECLYAGLPEEVIVRNVAGIYALIAEDITTGSRKAPSFNDGLKLHEWLDVIEKTSQQLESKSV, via the coding sequence TTGGGGTTGCCCCATGCGTATGATACGCCGGCCGATCTTGTTGCCAGCGATGAGATTGATCTGGTGGTTGTAACGGTCAAAGTGCCTTTCCACAATGAACTCGTTCGTGCGGCGCTGGAAGCGGGCAAGCATGTTCACTGCGAATGGCCGCTGGGCAATGGCCTGGAACAAGCGAGAGAGCTGACCCGGTTGGCCGATGAGAAGGGTGTTGTGGCCACCGTGGGCACAGAACTGCGCACCGCCCCGGAGTTGCACTATCTTCGACAGCTCGTTGCCGACGGTTATGTCGGTGAGGTTCTGTCCACCACATTGATCGGCAGCGGCGGAAATTGGGGGGCGGAAACCATTGCTGATCTCGCCTACCTCTCGGACAAGTCAAACGGGGCGAACATGCTGACCATCCCGTTCGGCCACACGCTGGCCGGGGTCAGGGATGTGCTGGGTGACTTTGCCGATCTGTCCGGGCGCCTGCTCAAACGGCGTGATCGCGTGCATGTCACCGACACGGATGAGACGATTGAGAGTACCGCAGACGATCAGATTATGGTGCATGGCGTCATGGCCAGCGGCGCGGCTTTTTCAGCGCATTATCGTGGCGGGCTGTCACGGGGGACAAACTTTCTCTGGGAGATCAATGGAACCCGGGGAGATCTCCAGGTGAGGGTGTCTGTCGGTCATGCCCAGATGACACCATTATCTCTGTGGGGCGCACAGAGGGACGCATCGGAAATGAAGCCCCTGCCTGTGCCGGAATGTCTCTACGCAGGTCTGCCGGAGGAGGTGATCGTGCGAAATGTCGCGGGCATCTATGCCCTGATTGCCGAAGATATCACCACTGGCTCACGCAAAGCGCCGAGTTTTAACGACGGATTGAAGCTTCACGAATGGCTGGATGTCATTGAAAAAACATCCCAACAACTGGAAAGTAAATCTGTATGA